Proteins encoded within one genomic window of Halodesulfurarchaeum formicicum:
- a CDS encoding tyrosine--tRNA ligase: MDTFDLLTRNASEVVTEEELRDLAADPDGKRAYVGYEPSGVLHLGHLLTANKLIDLQEAGMEVVVLLADVHAYLNGKGTFEEIQATAEQMQAQFVAYGLDPEQTEFRYGSEFQLDEEYVLDVHALAVDTSLNRAQRAMAEIKGDETVTVSHVVYPLMQTLDIEYLDLDLAVGGMDQRKVHMLAREGLRSLEYDVRPAIHTPILGDLESGDGKMSSSAGLTISMEDSREDIEEKVNAAFCPPTRDPEGDLVNPVLQLYQYHVFPRFETVRIDRPEEYGGDLVYDSFEALAADLESGELHPADAKSGLAAHLDELIAPGRERLQELRS, translated from the coding sequence ATGGATACGTTCGACCTCCTGACGCGGAACGCCTCGGAGGTGGTTACCGAGGAGGAGCTTCGGGACCTGGCCGCCGATCCCGACGGGAAGCGGGCCTACGTGGGGTATGAGCCCTCCGGCGTGCTCCACCTGGGTCACCTGCTGACCGCGAACAAGCTCATCGACCTGCAGGAGGCCGGGATGGAGGTCGTCGTGCTGCTGGCGGACGTCCACGCCTATCTCAACGGGAAGGGCACCTTCGAGGAGATCCAGGCCACGGCCGAGCAGATGCAGGCCCAGTTCGTCGCGTACGGGCTCGACCCCGAGCAGACCGAATTCCGGTACGGCTCGGAGTTCCAGCTCGACGAGGAGTACGTGCTCGACGTGCACGCCCTGGCGGTCGACACGTCGCTCAACCGGGCCCAGCGCGCCATGGCCGAGATCAAGGGCGACGAGACGGTCACGGTCTCACACGTCGTCTACCCCCTGATGCAGACCTTAGACATCGAGTACCTCGATCTGGACCTGGCCGTGGGCGGGATGGACCAGCGCAAGGTCCACATGCTCGCTCGCGAGGGCCTGCGCAGCCTGGAGTACGACGTGCGCCCGGCGATTCACACCCCGATTCTCGGGGATCTGGAGAGCGGCGACGGGAAGATGTCCTCCAGTGCGGGGCTGACCATCTCGATGGAAGACTCCCGCGAGGACATCGAGGAGAAGGTCAACGCGGCGTTCTGTCCGCCGACCCGGGATCCCGAGGGCGACCTGGTCAATCCGGTCCTCCAGCTGTACCAGTACCACGTCTTCCCCCGCTTCGAGACGGTGCGGATCGACCGTCCCGAGGAGTACGGCGGCGACCTGGTCTATGACTCGTTCGAGGCGCTCGCGGCTGATCTGGAGTCGGGCGAACTTCACCCGGCCGACGCGAAGTCCGGGCTGGCCGCCCACCTCGACGAACTCATCGCACCCGGCCGGGAACGACTGCAAGAACTGCGGTCCTGA
- a CDS encoding arsenate reductase ArsC has product MSEPTRIAFVCVENAGRSQMAAAFARRTVEERDLDGIEIHSGGTDPAAAVHDVVIEAMAETGIDISENQPRKLPRETVMEMDYVITMGCSADDVCPATWRGDSRDWGLPDPGGQPLDVVREIRDEIAERVESLLEAVRAEDEPTSGEIEPEF; this is encoded by the coding sequence ATGAGCGAGCCCACCCGGATCGCCTTCGTCTGTGTCGAGAACGCCGGCCGGAGCCAGATGGCGGCGGCATTCGCCAGGCGGACCGTCGAGGAGCGCGACCTCGACGGGATCGAGATCCACTCCGGCGGCACGGACCCCGCCGCGGCGGTCCACGACGTGGTGATCGAGGCCATGGCCGAGACGGGAATCGACATCTCGGAGAACCAACCCCGAAAACTCCCGCGCGAGACGGTCATGGAAATGGATTACGTGATTACCATGGGCTGTTCGGCCGACGACGTCTGCCCGGCCACCTGGCGGGGTGACAGCCGCGACTGGGGGCTTCCGGACCCGGGTGGGCAGCCACTCGACGTGGTCCGAGAGATCCGCGATGAGATCGCCGAGCGAGTCGAGTCGTTGCTCGAAGCAGTCCGAGCCGAGGACGAACCCACGTCGGGCGAAATCGAGCCCGAATTCTGA
- the eif1A gene encoding translation initiation factor eIF-1A: protein MSENERGRTDLRMPDEDEVFAVVENMLGANRVQVRCADGVERTARIPGRMQKRIWIREDDVVLVEPWDWQDEKGDIVWRYEKSEADQLREEGHIQ from the coding sequence ATGAGCGAGAACGAGCGTGGCCGGACTGACCTCAGGATGCCCGACGAGGACGAGGTATTCGCCGTGGTCGAGAACATGCTCGGAGCGAACCGGGTGCAGGTCCGGTGTGCGGACGGCGTCGAGCGCACTGCCCGCATTCCGGGCCGGATGCAGAAACGGATCTGGATCCGCGAGGACGACGTGGTCCTGGTCGAACCCTGGGACTGGCAGGACGAGAAGGGCGACATCGTCTGGCGATACGAGAAAAGCGAGGCCGACCAACTCCGCGAGGAAGGGCACATCCAATGA
- the rio1 gene encoding serine/threonine-protein kinase Rio1: MTEFVESGDSAEWEEIEVRDTEADRIARRQDREFSEFRKRLKDTEQFKVEGSVFDDATYAALYKLVQDDYLQAFGGPISTGKEANVYEAIGEDGETVAVKVYLTTTSNFQQMSDYLAGDPRFEGIRGTTTKVVIAWVRKEFSNLRRAREAGVAVPDPIAVQRNVLVMEYLGDEDGPAPTLDEVEIENPETAFSVVREYMRRLYDAGLVHGDLSEYNLVVHDGQITVIDVGQAVTVHHPNAEDFLERDCKNVASFFADLGVDVTTDSLRAYLDAEASPP, translated from the coding sequence GTGACTGAGTTCGTCGAATCGGGCGACTCCGCCGAGTGGGAGGAGATCGAGGTTCGGGACACCGAAGCCGACCGGATCGCGCGCCGACAGGACCGGGAGTTCTCCGAGTTCCGGAAACGGCTGAAGGACACCGAGCAGTTCAAAGTCGAGGGCTCGGTCTTCGATGATGCCACCTACGCCGCCCTGTACAAACTCGTCCAGGACGACTACCTCCAGGCCTTCGGGGGGCCGATTTCGACGGGCAAGGAGGCAAACGTCTACGAGGCCATCGGCGAGGACGGGGAGACCGTCGCGGTGAAAGTCTATCTCACGACGACGAGCAACTTCCAGCAGATGAGCGACTACCTGGCCGGCGACCCCCGATTCGAGGGGATCAGGGGTACCACCACGAAGGTCGTCATCGCGTGGGTGCGCAAGGAGTTCTCGAACCTGCGTCGGGCGAGGGAGGCCGGGGTGGCCGTCCCCGACCCGATCGCCGTCCAGCGCAACGTCCTCGTGATGGAGTATCTGGGTGACGAGGACGGGCCGGCACCGACCCTCGACGAGGTCGAGATCGAGAACCCCGAGACTGCCTTCTCGGTCGTCAGGGAGTACATGCGACGGCTCTACGACGCGGGCCTGGTGCATGGCGATCTCAGCGAGTACAATCTGGTCGTCCACGACGGCCAGATCACCGTGATCGACGTGGGCCAGGCGGTCACCGTCCACCACCCGAACGCCGAGGACTTCCTCGAACGGGACTGCAAAAACGTCGCCTCGTTTTTTGCCGATCTGGGCGTGGACGTCACGACGGACTCGTTGCGGGCGTATCTGGACGCGGAAGCGTCCCCGCCGTAG
- a CDS encoding KH domain-containing protein, whose amino-acid sequence MQHVKIPTERIGVLIGEGGETVETIERLAEVELTVDSENGAVRVESVGDSVKAMTATDIVEAIGRGFSPEEALTLLDDELRMFDVIDIERAARNDNDLRRQKGRLIGEGGRTRELMEELTGASVVIYGSTMGIIGQPREVEIVRSAADMLLDGAPHGAVYSFLERKRVEELKSQGMDYHEYSD is encoded by the coding sequence ATGCAACACGTGAAGATTCCGACGGAGCGGATCGGGGTCCTCATCGGCGAAGGGGGTGAGACGGTCGAGACCATCGAGCGACTGGCGGAGGTCGAACTCACCGTCGACTCCGAGAACGGGGCCGTCCGCGTGGAGTCCGTGGGGGACTCCGTGAAGGCCATGACGGCGACGGACATCGTGGAAGCCATCGGCCGGGGCTTCTCGCCGGAGGAGGCGCTGACCCTGCTGGACGACGAGCTCCGGATGTTCGACGTCATCGACATCGAGCGGGCCGCGCGGAACGACAACGACCTGCGACGTCAGAAGGGCCGACTCATCGGTGAGGGTGGACGCACCCGCGAACTGATGGAGGAGCTGACCGGGGCGAGCGTGGTCATCTACGGGTCGACCATGGGCATCATCGGTCAGCCACGCGAGGTCGAGATCGTGCGGAGCGCCGCGGACATGCTGCTCGACGGCGCGCCACACGGTGCGGTGTACTCCTTCCTGGAGCGAAAGCGCGTCGAGGAGCTGAAGAGCCAGGGCATGGATTACCACGAGTACTCGGACTGA
- the thsA gene encoding thermosome subunit alpha, whose product MGNQPLIVLSEESQRTSGEDAQSMNITAGKAVAESVRTTLGPKGMDKMLVDSTGNVVVTNDGVTILKEMDIEHPAANMIVEVAETQENEVGDGTTTAVIVSGELLKEAENLLDQDIHATTLAQGYREAAEEAKDLLEEQAIEISTEDTEHLEQIAATAMTGKGAETAKDTLSSLVVSAVQSVADETGIDTDNVKVEKVVGGSIDNSELVEGVIVDKTRVDENMPYAVEDANVALVDSGLEVEETEIDTEVNVTDPDQLEEFLEREEAQLRELVDALVAVDTDVVFVDGGIDDMAQHFLAQEGILAVRRVKSDDMTRLARATGATPVSSVRDITSEDLGQAGSIAQRDVGGDERIFIEDVEEAKSVTMILRGGTEHVVDEVERAIEDSMHVVRVTLEDGKVVPGGGSPETQLALELRDFADSVGGREALAIEHFADALEVVPRTLAENAGHDPIDSLVDLRSQHDSGSTGAGLDAYTGDVVDMEGEGVVEPLRVKTQAIESATEAAVMILRIDDVIAAGDLKGGAVDGDDDDDMPAGGPGGAGGMGGGMGGMGGMGGMGGAM is encoded by the coding sequence ATGGGTAATCAACCCCTCATCGTTCTCTCCGAGGAGTCCCAGCGAACATCCGGCGAAGACGCACAGTCGATGAACATCACGGCCGGCAAGGCCGTCGCCGAGTCCGTCCGCACGACACTCGGCCCGAAAGGCATGGACAAGATGCTCGTCGACTCGACGGGCAACGTCGTGGTGACAAACGACGGCGTCACCATCCTCAAGGAGATGGACATCGAGCACCCGGCGGCCAACATGATCGTCGAGGTCGCCGAGACCCAGGAGAACGAGGTCGGTGACGGCACCACGACCGCCGTCATCGTCTCCGGCGAACTCCTGAAGGAGGCCGAGAACCTGCTCGACCAGGACATCCACGCGACCACGCTGGCCCAGGGGTACCGCGAGGCCGCCGAGGAGGCCAAGGACCTCCTGGAGGAGCAGGCTATCGAGATCTCCACCGAGGACACCGAGCACCTCGAACAGATCGCCGCGACGGCGATGACCGGCAAGGGTGCAGAAACCGCCAAGGACACCCTCTCCTCGCTGGTTGTCTCGGCCGTCCAGTCGGTCGCCGACGAGACTGGCATCGACACGGACAACGTGAAAGTCGAGAAGGTCGTCGGCGGCTCCATCGACAACTCCGAACTGGTCGAGGGCGTCATCGTCGACAAGACTCGCGTCGACGAGAACATGCCCTACGCGGTCGAGGACGCCAACGTCGCGCTCGTCGACTCCGGGCTGGAGGTCGAGGAGACCGAGATCGACACCGAGGTCAACGTCACCGACCCCGATCAGCTCGAGGAGTTCCTGGAGCGCGAGGAAGCCCAGCTCCGCGAGCTGGTCGATGCCCTCGTCGCGGTCGACACCGACGTGGTCTTCGTCGACGGCGGTATCGACGACATGGCCCAGCACTTCCTGGCCCAGGAGGGCATTCTCGCCGTCCGGCGGGTCAAGTCCGACGACATGACCCGCCTCGCCCGCGCCACGGGTGCGACCCCGGTTTCCAGCGTCCGTGACATCACCAGCGAGGACCTCGGGCAGGCCGGTTCGATCGCCCAGCGTGACGTCGGTGGCGACGAGCGCATCTTCATCGAGGACGTCGAGGAAGCCAAGTCCGTCACGATGATTCTGCGGGGCGGCACGGAACACGTCGTCGACGAGGTCGAGCGAGCCATCGAGGACTCGATGCACGTGGTTCGGGTCACCCTGGAGGACGGCAAGGTCGTCCCCGGCGGTGGCTCCCCCGAGACCCAGCTTGCCCTGGAGCTTCGGGACTTCGCAGATTCGGTCGGTGGGCGCGAGGCCCTGGCCATCGAGCACTTCGCCGATGCGCTTGAGGTCGTCCCGCGCACCCTGGCCGAGAACGCGGGTCACGACCCGATCGACTCCCTGGTCGACCTGCGCAGCCAGCACGACAGCGGCTCGACCGGTGCCGGGCTGGACGCCTACACGGGCGACGTGGTCGACATGGAAGGTGAAGGTGTCGTCGAGCCCCTCCGCGTGAAGACCCAGGCGATCGAGTCCGCCACGGAGGCCGCCGTGATGATCCTCCGCATCGACGACGTGATCGCCGCCGGCGACCTCAAGGGTGGGGCCGTCGACGGTGACGACGATGACGACATGCCCGCTGGCGGCCCCGGCGGTGCCGGTGGCATGGGCGGCGGCATGGGCGGTATGGGCGGTATGGGTGGCATGGGCGGCGCGATGTAA
- a CDS encoding DUF1059 domain-containing protein, with translation MPLKLDCPVDGCDGFCQAGTEEEVMEQAREHVESAHPEMELDEATVSQLQDSIYEV, from the coding sequence ATGCCACTCAAACTGGACTGTCCCGTCGACGGCTGTGACGGGTTCTGTCAGGCCGGCACCGAGGAGGAAGTCATGGAACAGGCCCGCGAACACGTCGAGAGCGCCCACCCCGAGATGGAGTTGGACGAGGCGACGGTGAGCCAACTCCAGGACAGCATCTACGAGGTGTAG
- a CDS encoding helix-turn-helix domain-containing protein, whose product MTTPAAQVFECESCANTLVAVHRPDELRCCGEAMTPVHPEEPIIEPPDLETLWREIFGLSRTRILVCICVLMDEPTTVAEVAELSDLSESTVSNHLDPLVAAGILERSVRNLRAGGTIHVYRGASIETQQAIYRRGLFTWFARAISMIDAYSPDQLKAPYTAVAETETQQAQAAVFWD is encoded by the coding sequence ATGACAACTCCAGCGGCCCAGGTCTTCGAGTGCGAGTCGTGTGCGAACACGCTCGTGGCCGTGCACCGGCCGGACGAACTCCGCTGCTGTGGCGAGGCCATGACTCCGGTTCACCCCGAGGAGCCCATTATCGAGCCGCCCGATCTCGAAACGCTCTGGCGGGAGATCTTTGGTCTCTCCCGAACCCGCATTCTCGTCTGTATCTGTGTGCTGATGGACGAACCCACGACGGTCGCCGAGGTCGCGGAACTGAGCGATCTGAGCGAGAGTACCGTCTCGAATCACCTCGATCCGCTCGTGGCGGCCGGTATTCTGGAGCGTTCGGTTCGGAACCTCCGGGCGGGCGGAACGATTCACGTCTATCGTGGGGCTTCGATCGAGACCCAGCAGGCGATCTATCGCCGCGGGCTATTCACGTGGTTCGCACGGGCGATCTCCATGATCGACGCGTACAGTCCGGACCAACTCAAAGCGCCCTACACCGCGGTTGCGGAGACCGAAACCCAGCAGGCACAGGCCGCGGTGTTCTGGGACTGA
- a CDS encoding ornithine cyclodeaminase family protein: MPARTTRLLNGDQVDREMPMDELIAGVEDAFRAYELGNAQMPAKSYVDLRKYNGDFRSMPAYLETEDWDAAAIKWVNVHPDNPEKFDLPTVMGTVIYSDPETAYPLALIDGTVLTKKRTGAAAGVATDYLAVEDASSMGIVGAGIQAYTQLEAVATVRDIEEVVVSDVDDEAVQAFIDHFEDRFDVRGGSVSEAASCDVLSTVTPVREPIVSAADVGEHTHINAMGADAEGKQELADDLMQDATIVIDDYEQCTHSGEINVPFHEGVIDDADIYGEIGEIVAGNKPGREGIDGVTVFDSTGLAIQDVAAAHVVYEHATEEGIGTDFDLLGV; this comes from the coding sequence ATGCCAGCGCGCACAACGCGCCTTCTGAACGGTGACCAGGTCGACCGCGAGATGCCCATGGACGAACTCATCGCCGGTGTCGAGGACGCGTTCCGGGCCTACGAGCTCGGCAACGCCCAGATGCCCGCGAAGTCCTACGTGGATCTCCGCAAGTACAACGGCGACTTCCGCTCGATGCCGGCCTACCTCGAAACCGAGGACTGGGACGCGGCTGCGATCAAGTGGGTCAACGTCCACCCGGACAACCCCGAGAAGTTCGACCTGCCCACCGTCATGGGCACGGTCATCTACAGCGATCCGGAGACGGCCTATCCGCTCGCGTTGATCGACGGGACGGTCCTCACGAAAAAGCGCACCGGCGCGGCCGCCGGCGTCGCGACCGACTACCTCGCCGTCGAGGACGCCTCCTCGATGGGGATCGTCGGGGCCGGGATCCAGGCCTACACCCAGCTCGAGGCCGTCGCGACGGTTCGGGACATCGAGGAGGTCGTGGTCTCGGACGTCGACGACGAGGCCGTCCAGGCCTTCATCGATCACTTCGAGGACCGGTTCGACGTTCGCGGCGGCTCGGTCAGCGAGGCCGCGAGCTGCGACGTGCTCTCGACGGTAACACCCGTCCGGGAGCCGATCGTGAGCGCCGCGGACGTCGGCGAGCACACTCACATCAACGCGATGGGCGCCGACGCCGAGGGCAAGCAGGAACTGGCCGATGACCTCATGCAGGACGCGACGATCGTCATCGACGATTACGAGCAGTGCACTCACTCGGGCGAGATCAACGTCCCGTTCCACGAGGGGGTCATCGACGACGCGGACATCTACGGCGAGATCGGCGAGATCGTCGCCGGGAACAAGCCCGGCCGCGAGGGCATCGACGGTGTCACCGTCTTCGACAGCACCGGCCTGGCGATTCAGGACGTCGCCGCGGCCCACGTGGTCTACGAGCACGCGACCGAGGAAGGAATCGGGACCGACTTCGACCTGCTCGGGGTCTAA
- the leuS gene encoding leucine--tRNA ligase, which produces MDYTPRDIERKWQERWAERGRYEADPDDGEATFVTVPYPYPSGGMHIGHARTYTVPDVYARYRRLQGDNVLFPIGWHVTGTPIVGAVNRLQKGEEEQLSVLRDTYNVPEDELESLETPMGFARYFIENHYKTNMQSLGLSIDWRREFTTNDERYSKFITWQYETLRDRGRLEKGLHPVKYCTEEENPVTTHDILEGEEAEFQEYTLIKFGHDGATIPMATLRPETVRGVTNAYILPEGQYVEATVDGEDWIVSKAAVEKLELQQREVIVNREFAGEELVGETVTNPVTGEAVLILPAAFVDPDNATGIVMSVPAHSPDDWVALQAAKADTERMAEYGIDPAAVEAIEPRSIIDVEGYGEFPAKDAVEEFGIEDQDDPALEEATQQVYNREFHAGQLKAMYDEYAGEVIEDVRDELAAHFQSQGAFDTMHEFSEDVVCRCGGTVEVAKQETWFLRYSDEDWKEETRKIVRNMDAIPENTREQYYHTIDWLNEWPCIRNYGLGTKLPWDEDFVIEPLSDSTIYMAYYTIAHRIEDVPTEDLTRDFFDTLFYGPDAVETPDERALELREEWDYWYPVDYRCSANDLISNHLSFYLFHHAELFEEPQWPQGITIMGMGLLEGTKMSSSKGHVVLPTDAIEEYGADTVRFFLLNSAEPWQDYDWRAEDVQGTRDQLAGFWRRAQEIIQSEVPETQPELERIDRWLLSELQGIIRKVTDAMEGFSTRHASQDAFYQLEEVLRWYRKRTDLDRPGARWTRAEVLRTRLRLLAPIIPFMTNELHEQLAGEPVEDAAWPEPDPSLESEVVETEERLIEAVTEDVRDIVDVTGTDPTEIRLFLAADWKHRVFETVLETGPDQGAAMSEVMSDPELREKGEAVNDLVGSLIEVVRERSEEEIEALSEIDETDLYEEAARFLARTYDATVAVVPESETEASKAEQAEPFRPAILLE; this is translated from the coding sequence ATGGACTACACCCCCCGGGACATCGAGCGGAAGTGGCAGGAGCGCTGGGCGGAACGCGGCCGGTACGAGGCCGATCCGGACGACGGGGAGGCGACCTTCGTCACCGTGCCCTACCCCTACCCAAGCGGGGGAATGCACATCGGACACGCCCGCACGTACACGGTCCCGGACGTGTACGCCCGCTATCGCCGCCTGCAGGGAGACAACGTCCTCTTCCCCATCGGGTGGCACGTCACCGGCACGCCCATCGTCGGGGCGGTGAACCGCCTGCAGAAGGGCGAGGAGGAGCAACTTTCGGTGCTGCGGGACACCTACAACGTCCCCGAGGACGAACTCGAATCCCTGGAGACGCCGATGGGTTTTGCCCGGTATTTCATCGAGAACCACTACAAGACGAACATGCAGTCCCTGGGGCTCTCGATCGACTGGCGGCGGGAGTTCACCACCAACGACGAGCGGTACTCGAAGTTCATCACCTGGCAGTACGAGACCCTGCGGGATCGGGGCCGCCTGGAGAAGGGCCTGCACCCCGTCAAGTACTGCACCGAGGAGGAAAACCCGGTCACGACCCACGACATCCTGGAGGGCGAGGAGGCCGAGTTCCAGGAGTACACGCTCATCAAGTTCGGTCACGACGGGGCGACCATCCCGATGGCCACCCTGCGACCCGAGACGGTCCGGGGGGTCACCAACGCCTACATCCTCCCGGAGGGCCAGTACGTCGAGGCGACAGTCGACGGCGAGGACTGGATCGTCTCGAAAGCCGCCGTGGAGAAACTCGAACTCCAGCAACGCGAGGTCATCGTCAACCGCGAGTTCGCCGGCGAGGAACTGGTCGGCGAGACCGTCACCAACCCGGTCACCGGGGAGGCGGTCTTGATCCTGCCGGCCGCGTTCGTCGATCCGGACAACGCCACGGGGATCGTGATGTCCGTCCCGGCCCACAGTCCGGACGACTGGGTGGCCCTCCAGGCGGCCAAGGCCGACACGGAGCGAATGGCCGAGTACGGGATCGACCCCGCAGCAGTCGAAGCCATCGAGCCCCGGTCGATCATCGACGTGGAGGGCTACGGCGAGTTCCCGGCCAAAGACGCCGTCGAGGAGTTCGGCATCGAGGACCAGGACGACCCGGCCCTGGAGGAGGCGACCCAGCAGGTGTACAACCGGGAGTTCCACGCCGGCCAGCTCAAGGCGATGTACGACGAATACGCCGGCGAAGTAATCGAGGACGTCCGGGACGAACTCGCTGCCCACTTCCAGTCCCAGGGGGCCTTCGACACGATGCATGAGTTCTCCGAGGACGTGGTCTGTCGGTGTGGCGGGACAGTCGAGGTCGCCAAACAGGAGACCTGGTTCCTGCGCTACAGCGACGAGGATTGGAAGGAAGAGACCCGCAAGATCGTCCGGAACATGGACGCGATCCCGGAGAACACCCGGGAGCAGTACTACCACACGATCGACTGGCTCAACGAGTGGCCCTGCATCCGCAACTACGGGCTGGGCACCAAACTCCCGTGGGACGAGGACTTCGTGATCGAGCCCCTCTCGGACTCGACGATCTACATGGCCTACTACACGATCGCCCACCGGATCGAAGACGTGCCCACCGAGGATCTCACCCGGGACTTTTTCGACACGCTGTTCTACGGCCCGGACGCGGTCGAAACCCCCGACGAGCGGGCCCTCGAACTGCGCGAGGAGTGGGACTACTGGTATCCCGTGGACTACCGCTGCTCCGCGAACGACCTCATCTCGAATCACCTCTCCTTCTATCTCTTCCATCACGCCGAACTCTTCGAGGAGCCCCAGTGGCCCCAGGGCATCACCATCATGGGCATGGGCCTGCTCGAAGGGACGAAGATGTCCTCCTCGAAGGGCCACGTCGTTCTCCCGACCGACGCCATCGAGGAGTACGGCGCGGACACGGTCCGCTTTTTCCTGCTAAACTCCGCGGAGCCCTGGCAGGACTACGACTGGCGGGCCGAGGACGTACAGGGCACCCGCGACCAGCTCGCCGGATTTTGGCGACGGGCCCAGGAGATCATCCAGAGCGAGGTGCCCGAGACCCAGCCGGAACTGGAGCGCATCGACCGCTGGCTGCTCTCCGAGCTACAGGGCATAATCCGCAAGGTGACCGACGCGATGGAGGGATTCAGTACCCGGCACGCGAGCCAGGACGCCTTCTACCAGCTCGAAGAGGTGCTGCGCTGGTACCGCAAGCGCACCGACCTCGACCGTCCCGGCGCACGCTGGACGCGCGCGGAAGTCCTCCGGACCCGGCTCCGGCTGCTCGCCCCCATCATCCCGTTCATGACGAACGAACTCCACGAGCAACTGGCCGGCGAGCCCGTCGAGGACGCCGCCTGGCCGGAGCCGGACCCCAGCCTGGAGAGCGAGGTCGTCGAGACCGAAGAGCGACTGATCGAGGCCGTCACCGAGGACGTGCGTGACATCGTGGACGTCACCGGCACCGACCCCACGGAGATCCGGCTCTTCCTGGCCGCGGACTGGAAACACCGGGTCTTCGAGACCGTGCTCGAAACCGGCCCCGATCAGGGCGCCGCGATGAGCGAGGTCATGTCCGATCCCGAACTCCGAGAAAAAGGCGAGGCCGTCAACGACCTCGTGGGAAGTCTGATCGAGGTGGTGCGAGAACGCAGCGAGGAAGAGATCGAGGCGCTCTCGGAGATCGACGAGACCGACCTGTACGAGGAGGCGGCCCGCTTCCTCGCCCGGACCTACGACGCGACAGTCGCGGTCGTCCCCGAGTCAGAAACCGAGGCGTCGAAAGCCGAACAGGCAGAACCGTTCCGTCCGGCAATTCTCCTGGAGTAG
- a CDS encoding Hsp20/alpha crystallin family protein → MTRRSNPFEEIERLLERMSNQFEDVDQIQSLESAWPGRLKVDLAEFDDAYEVTADLPGFESEDIDVELLDDQLHICAERKTETEEAEAGRYIRRERSERSVDRRVSLPEPVEAETVEASFKNGVLTVCLPKAEGSEESHTIEIE, encoded by the coding sequence ATGACCCGACGATCCAACCCCTTCGAGGAGATCGAGCGTCTGCTCGAGCGCATGAGCAATCAGTTCGAGGATGTCGACCAGATACAGTCCCTGGAATCGGCCTGGCCAGGCCGACTCAAGGTCGATCTAGCGGAGTTCGATGACGCCTACGAGGTAACCGCGGACCTGCCCGGATTCGAGAGCGAGGACATCGACGTGGAGTTGCTCGACGACCAGCTTCACATCTGTGCCGAGCGGAAGACAGAAACCGAGGAAGCCGAGGCGGGGCGCTACATCCGCCGCGAACGCAGCGAACGCTCCGTCGATCGGCGGGTGAGCCTCCCCGAGCCAGTCGAGGCCGAGACCGTCGAGGCGTCGTTCAAGAACGGCGTGCTCACCGTCTGTCTCCCCAAGGCCGAGGGAAGCGAGGAGTCACACACCATCGAGATCGAGTAA
- the pheA gene encoding prephenate dehydratase gives MTTVTLGPEGTYSHRAATAVADDEIAFTESVHSIVSGVAGGKFEQGVVPIENSIEGSVTESLDALADADVAVTREIVTPIRHALLAQGEDFATVASHSQALAQCRDYLLGTYPEADLEAVASTASGVERAREDPTIAGIGHPDNAGDGLQVLAEDIQDQNSNATRFFAIAGPEARSVSGGKSSLIVYPNTNYPGLLLELLEPFADRDINLSRLESRPSGERLGDYVFHIDLEAGLYEERTQAAIAEIEEFASEGWVKRMGSYDVEHVV, from the coding sequence ATGACAACGGTGACACTGGGTCCCGAGGGTACCTATTCACACCGCGCCGCGACCGCGGTCGCGGACGATGAAATTGCGTTCACGGAGTCGGTTCACAGCATCGTGAGCGGCGTCGCCGGCGGGAAATTCGAGCAGGGAGTGGTCCCGATCGAGAACAGCATCGAGGGATCGGTCACGGAGAGTCTCGATGCGCTCGCGGACGCCGACGTGGCGGTGACCCGGGAGATCGTCACACCGATCCGCCACGCGTTGCTCGCCCAGGGCGAGGACTTCGCTACCGTCGCCAGTCACTCCCAGGCGCTGGCCCAGTGTCGGGACTACCTGCTTGGGACCTATCCGGAGGCCGACCTGGAGGCAGTCGCCTCGACGGCCAGCGGGGTCGAACGGGCCCGCGAGGACCCCACCATCGCTGGTATCGGCCACCCGGACAACGCCGGGGACGGCCTGCAGGTCCTCGCCGAGGACATCCAGGACCAAAACTCGAATGCCACCCGCTTTTTCGCCATCGCCGGCCCCGAAGCCCGCTCGGTGTCCGGGGGCAAAAGTTCCCTCATCGTCTACCCGAACACCAACTATCCCGGCCTGCTCCTGGAGCTTTTGGAGCCCTTTGCCGACCGGGACATCAACCTCTCGCGGCTCGAATCCCGACCCAGCGGCGAGCGACTCGGGGATTACGTCTTCCACATCGACCTGGAAGCGGGGCTCTACGAGGAACGGACCCAGGCGGCGATCGCGGAGATCGAGGAGTTCGCCTCGGAGGGCTGGGTCAAACGAATGGGCTCGTATGACGTCGAGCACGTCGTCTGA